The Sorangiineae bacterium MSr11367 genome window below encodes:
- a CDS encoding TetR/AcrR family transcriptional regulator → MAEKKERADPARSLLLLWGSHTKPGRSGLTVRAIVQSAIELADAKGIEAVSMRQVAESLNVGTMSLYTHVPGKGELTDLMLDTVLGELYADDGEPARQPGGWRAAMGFIARRNWEAYERHPWMLDVLGPRPALGPNLCLKYEAELRPLDGLGLSDVEMDAVLTLVLTHVSGTARAKSSTERVQRETGMSDSEWWVTTGPILTQVMDASRFPVAGRVGAALSNAYEGLWDPIYRLDFGLERILDGAALLIEQRKAN, encoded by the coding sequence GTGGCGGAAAAAAAGGAGCGCGCCGATCCGGCGCGCAGCCTGTTGTTGCTCTGGGGCTCGCACACGAAGCCCGGTCGTTCCGGGTTGACCGTGCGGGCCATCGTGCAGTCGGCCATCGAGCTGGCCGACGCGAAGGGCATCGAGGCGGTGTCGATGCGGCAGGTGGCCGAGTCGCTCAATGTCGGGACCATGTCGCTGTACACGCACGTCCCGGGGAAGGGCGAGCTAACCGATCTGATGCTGGATACGGTGCTCGGGGAGTTGTATGCCGACGACGGAGAGCCCGCGCGGCAGCCGGGTGGCTGGCGCGCGGCCATGGGCTTCATCGCGCGCCGCAATTGGGAAGCGTACGAGCGGCACCCGTGGATGCTCGACGTGCTCGGACCGCGTCCGGCGCTGGGGCCGAACCTATGTCTGAAGTACGAGGCCGAGCTGCGACCGCTCGACGGGCTCGGTCTCTCCGACGTGGAGATGGACGCAGTGCTCACGTTGGTGCTGACGCACGTCTCGGGAACCGCGCGCGCGAAGTCGAGCACGGAGCGCGTGCAGCGTGAGACGGGGATGAGCGACAGCGAGTGGTGGGTCACCACCGGGCCGATCCTGACCCAAGTGATGGACGCTTCGCGCTTTCCGGTGGCCGGCCGCGTGGGCGCGGCGTTGTCGAATGCCTACGAGGGGCTCTGGGATCCGATATACAGGTTGGATTTCGGGCTCGAGCGCATCCTCGATGGGGCGGCGCTCTTGATCGAGCAGCGGAAGGCTAACTGA
- a CDS encoding thiamine pyrophosphate-dependent enzyme, translating into MGYVHGGRIVAQALKRHGTTHLFTLCGGHIQAIYDGCLDEQIRVVDVRHEQTAGHAADGYARVTGRPGVCAVTAGPGVTDVVTAVANAQRAGVPMIVIGGAGPKLLTDMGSLQDMDHVNLMRPITKWSVQVPETRRIAEYIDAAFRVAQQGVPGPVFLEMPLDLLMNVHDDADLPATAPFAEPPRPGGDFRSIERAAALLRGAQRPCFLIGSQIRWSPMFDAVARAAEAFEVPFFLNGMARTALKANHPQLFSRSRKFALAQADVVFVFGTPFDFRVDYGRSPTWASDVKIVQVDLEGAELGRNRRVEIGIHGDSGLVLDQLLSELSSKKAPEWLSAVRAEETKRRAKMEAEIDSNDSPPNPLRVCAELGKRLKPNDIVVGDGGDFVATAAYVLKLEWPQLWMDPGPLGTLGVGPGYAMAAKLARPDANVVLVYGDGSFGLHGLEFEAMVRQNIPVIAVIGNDAGWTQIRRGQVDIYGAERAVATALEYTRYEKVVEACGGFGAYVEKVEDLGPALDAAFAAGKPACVNVKIAKSDFRKGAISV; encoded by the coding sequence ATGGGTTACGTCCACGGTGGTCGAATCGTTGCGCAGGCCCTCAAGCGTCATGGGACGACTCACCTCTTCACGCTGTGCGGGGGGCACATCCAGGCCATCTACGACGGCTGTCTCGATGAACAGATCCGGGTCGTCGACGTGCGCCACGAGCAGACTGCGGGGCACGCCGCCGATGGCTATGCGCGTGTGACGGGGAGGCCCGGCGTCTGTGCCGTGACGGCCGGCCCCGGAGTGACCGACGTGGTGACCGCCGTGGCCAATGCCCAACGCGCGGGCGTGCCTATGATCGTGATTGGCGGCGCGGGCCCCAAGCTTCTGACGGACATGGGCTCCCTGCAGGACATGGATCACGTGAACCTGATGCGCCCCATCACCAAGTGGAGCGTGCAGGTTCCCGAGACGCGGCGCATTGCCGAGTACATCGATGCGGCGTTCCGCGTGGCCCAGCAGGGCGTGCCCGGGCCAGTGTTCCTGGAGATGCCGCTCGATCTGTTGATGAACGTGCACGACGACGCCGATCTGCCGGCGACCGCGCCGTTCGCCGAGCCACCACGTCCCGGCGGCGACTTTCGATCCATCGAGCGTGCGGCGGCGTTGCTCCGTGGTGCGCAGCGACCGTGCTTCCTCATTGGCTCGCAGATCCGCTGGTCGCCGATGTTCGATGCGGTGGCGCGGGCCGCGGAGGCCTTCGAAGTGCCCTTCTTCCTCAATGGAATGGCTCGCACCGCGCTCAAGGCGAACCATCCGCAGCTCTTCTCGCGATCGCGCAAGTTTGCCTTGGCGCAAGCCGACGTGGTCTTCGTGTTTGGCACGCCGTTCGACTTCCGCGTGGATTATGGCCGCTCGCCGACGTGGGCCAGCGACGTAAAGATCGTGCAAGTCGATCTGGAGGGCGCCGAGTTGGGACGCAACCGGCGCGTGGAGATCGGCATTCACGGCGACAGCGGGCTCGTTCTGGACCAGCTGCTCAGCGAGCTGTCGTCGAAGAAGGCGCCCGAGTGGCTCTCGGCGGTGCGCGCCGAGGAGACGAAGCGACGCGCGAAGATGGAGGCAGAAATCGACTCCAACGATTCGCCGCCCAACCCGCTGCGCGTGTGCGCGGAATTGGGCAAGCGGCTCAAGCCGAACGACATCGTCGTGGGCGATGGCGGCGACTTCGTGGCGACGGCGGCCTACGTGCTCAAGTTGGAGTGGCCGCAGCTGTGGATGGACCCAGGCCCGCTGGGAACATTGGGCGTAGGCCCCGGTTATGCGATGGCGGCGAAGCTTGCGCGGCCGGATGCGAACGTGGTGCTCGTCTACGGGGACGGAAGCTTCGGTCTGCACGGCCTCGAGTTCGAGGCGATGGTGCGGCAGAACATCCCGGTCATCGCCGTGATTGGCAACGACGCGGGCTGGACGCAGATCCGCCGCGGACAGGTGGACATCTATGGAGCGGAACGCGCGGTGGCGACCGCTCTGGAGTACACGCGCTACGAGAAGGTGGTCGAAGCGTGCGGCGGCTTCGGCGCCTACGTCGAGAAGGTGGAGGACCTCGGCCCCGCGCTCGACGCCGCCTTCGCCGCGGGCAAACCGGCGTGCGTGAACGTGAAGATCGCGAAGAGCGACTTCCGCAAGGGGGCCATTAGCGTCTAG
- a CDS encoding efflux RND transporter periplasmic adaptor subunit: MSQQLSNDLLSLKIERTPPEHKSGTRWRTIVAGGAATLASGVVAYAAGIPYLEAKFFRTKVDVTEVAMVSPAQAQVELNATGYVVPQITARIGAKIIGRVARTRIKEGSRVKAGEVMFELDLADQKSAIASARARYAASSARASASRAQMLEVQQQLAREKKLVATGAVAPAQSEDLTARVASMDATARAAETDALAQKAEVKELAVGLGNLTIVAPIDGTVVTKPVEAGAVVNSEIPLTELVDFDSLLIEADVPEAKMGSIKKDGPCEVVFDAIPNQRIRAVVVEVSPRLNRAKATGTVKVKLVDATPGVLPEMSARVSFLAKPLEADQMKEPARKVVPTSALAERAGSKVVFAIEGERVRMQSVELGAPFGSGFELKHGPEPGTFLVRDPSPALADGQAIKRNR, from the coding sequence ATGTCACAACAGCTATCGAACGACCTTTTGTCGCTCAAGATCGAGCGCACCCCGCCGGAGCACAAGAGCGGTACACGTTGGCGGACCATCGTCGCGGGCGGTGCGGCCACGTTGGCCTCGGGCGTGGTCGCATACGCGGCGGGCATTCCCTACCTGGAGGCGAAGTTCTTCCGAACCAAGGTCGACGTGACCGAGGTGGCCATGGTGTCGCCGGCGCAAGCGCAGGTGGAGTTGAACGCGACTGGGTACGTCGTACCGCAAATCACGGCACGTATTGGCGCGAAAATCATTGGGCGGGTCGCACGGACGCGCATCAAAGAGGGCTCGCGCGTGAAGGCGGGCGAGGTGATGTTCGAGCTCGACCTCGCGGATCAGAAGAGCGCCATCGCCTCGGCCCGAGCGCGGTACGCGGCGTCGTCGGCGCGCGCATCGGCATCGCGCGCGCAGATGCTGGAAGTGCAGCAGCAGCTCGCGCGCGAGAAAAAGCTGGTGGCCACCGGGGCGGTGGCGCCGGCCCAGTCGGAAGATCTCACCGCGCGCGTGGCCTCGATGGACGCGACCGCGCGCGCCGCGGAAACCGACGCGCTTGCGCAAAAAGCAGAGGTGAAGGAGCTCGCGGTGGGGCTCGGGAATTTGACCATCGTGGCGCCCATCGACGGCACCGTCGTGACCAAACCGGTGGAGGCGGGGGCCGTCGTCAATTCGGAGATCCCGCTGACCGAGCTGGTGGACTTCGATTCGCTGCTCATCGAGGCCGACGTTCCGGAGGCGAAGATGGGGAGCATCAAGAAGGACGGCCCGTGCGAGGTCGTCTTCGACGCGATTCCCAATCAGCGCATTCGCGCGGTGGTCGTCGAAGTCAGTCCGCGCTTGAACCGCGCAAAGGCGACCGGCACGGTCAAAGTGAAGCTCGTCGATGCCACCCCGGGCGTGCTGCCGGAGATGAGCGCGCGGGTGAGCTTTTTGGCCAAGCCGCTCGAGGCGGATCAAATGAAGGAGCCGGCACGCAAGGTCGTGCCCACGTCGGCATTGGCCGAACGCGCCGGAAGCAAAGTGGTGTTCGCGATCGAGGGGGAGCGCGTGCGCATGCAAAGCGTGGAGCTGGGCGCACCGTTCGGTTCCGGCTTCGAGCTGAAACATGGTCCCGAACCGGGAACGTTCCTGGTGCGGGATCCCTCCCCGGCCTTGGCCGACGGCCAAGCGATCAAGAGGAACAGATGA
- a CDS encoding ABC transporter ATP-binding protein: MIRLSSIDKTYYRGDEAVKVLDGLSLDIPTGSFEALMGPSGSGKSTLLNLIAGLDRPSGGSIEIAGQRIDSLSESQLAKWRADNVGFIFQSYNLLPVLTAVENAELPLLLTTVRARERRRRAETALRIVGLSERMHHYPHQLSGGQEQRVAIARAIVNDPKLLVCDEPTGDLDRHSADEVLKLLETLNKEMHKTIVMVTHDPVAAERAGIVHRLEKGALA; this comes from the coding sequence ATGATCCGATTGAGCAGCATCGACAAGACGTATTACCGCGGCGACGAAGCCGTCAAAGTCCTCGATGGATTGAGTCTCGACATTCCCACGGGCTCGTTCGAGGCACTCATGGGACCCTCCGGCTCGGGCAAATCGACGCTTTTGAATCTGATTGCCGGTTTGGACCGCCCGAGTGGCGGCTCCATCGAAATTGCCGGACAGCGCATCGATTCATTGAGCGAAAGCCAACTCGCGAAATGGCGAGCGGACAACGTTGGCTTCATTTTTCAATCGTACAATCTCTTGCCGGTGCTGACGGCGGTGGAAAACGCGGAGCTACCGTTGCTCCTCACCACGGTGCGTGCGCGCGAGCGGCGCCGGCGTGCGGAAACGGCATTGCGCATCGTGGGCCTGTCCGAGCGGATGCATCATTATCCACATCAATTGTCTGGCGGCCAGGAACAGCGGGTGGCCATTGCCCGGGCCATCGTGAACGATCCCAAGCTGTTGGTCTGCGACGAGCCCACCGGCGATCTCGATCGGCACAGCGCCGACGAAGTGTTGAAGCTTTTGGAGACGCTGAACAAAGAGATGCACAAGACCATCGTGATGGTCACCCACGATCCGGTCGCGGCCGAGCGAGCCGGCATCGTGCACCGCCTCGAAAAAGGCGCGCTCGCATAA
- a CDS encoding ABC transporter permease, with amino-acid sequence MNLVSITFKNLARNRFRVVLTILGVAMPVVAFVLLRTVIWAWELGAEVAAKDRVVTRHKVTFIMTLPLHYVSELQQHAKELGVKQSTFAVWFGAKDPAHDQEYFATLGVDPRTYLDVYTEMSVTPQEKQAWLQNRKGALVGDVLARKCGWKVGDKVTLQTPFYPDTPDWEFTIEGIYQATAKSVDRSGFLFHYDYMNESIDVRQRDQVGWMVSRVVDPSRAAEVGVRIDKMFDEQETQTLSQDEGAFQASFLGSFSALLKTIHVISIVILVIMSLILGNTMAMGVRERTNEYGILRAVGFLPKHLVGFVLGESLLLAGFGGALGLLLAYPFVEQGLGRFVEENMGNYFPYFRVTPETALVAFIAALVVGILAAAVPAYRVSKLRVVEALRRVV; translated from the coding sequence GTGAACCTCGTTTCGATCACGTTCAAAAACTTGGCGCGAAATCGCTTTCGCGTGGTCCTTACCATTTTGGGCGTCGCCATGCCGGTGGTCGCTTTCGTGCTTCTGCGCACGGTGATTTGGGCCTGGGAATTGGGCGCCGAGGTCGCGGCCAAAGACCGCGTGGTGACCCGCCACAAGGTGACGTTCATCATGACCTTGCCATTGCATTACGTGAGCGAACTGCAGCAGCACGCCAAGGAGCTCGGCGTGAAACAAAGCACATTTGCCGTATGGTTCGGGGCCAAAGACCCGGCGCACGACCAAGAATATTTCGCGACGTTGGGCGTGGATCCCAGAACGTACCTCGACGTGTACACGGAAATGTCGGTCACTCCCCAAGAGAAGCAAGCGTGGCTACAAAACCGCAAGGGCGCCCTGGTGGGCGACGTTCTCGCGCGCAAATGCGGATGGAAGGTGGGCGACAAGGTCACCTTGCAAACACCGTTTTACCCCGACACACCCGATTGGGAATTCACCATCGAGGGCATTTACCAGGCGACGGCCAAGTCCGTGGATCGCTCGGGCTTTCTCTTTCACTACGACTACATGAATGAATCCATCGACGTGCGGCAGCGCGACCAAGTCGGCTGGATGGTCAGTCGCGTGGTCGATCCGTCGCGCGCGGCCGAGGTGGGCGTTCGCATCGACAAAATGTTCGACGAGCAGGAGACACAGACCTTGAGCCAGGACGAAGGCGCTTTTCAGGCGAGCTTTCTCGGATCGTTCTCCGCGCTGCTGAAGACGATCCATGTCATATCCATCGTCATTCTGGTCATCATGTCGCTCATTCTCGGCAATACCATGGCCATGGGCGTGCGCGAGCGCACCAACGAATACGGCATTTTGCGCGCGGTGGGCTTTCTGCCGAAGCACCTGGTGGGATTCGTGCTCGGTGAGTCGCTGCTCTTGGCCGGCTTCGGTGGTGCGCTGGGATTGCTCCTCGCCTACCCCTTCGTGGAGCAGGGGCTGGGGCGCTTCGTCGAGGAGAACATGGGCAATTACTTTCCTTATTTCCGGGTGACGCCGGAAACGGCCCTCGTGGCATTTATCGCCGCTCTGGTGGTCGGTATTCTGGCGGCCGCCGTTCCCGCGTACCGTGTATCCAAATTGCGCGTCGTCGAGGCGCTGCGGCGTGTCGTATGA
- a CDS encoding ABC transporter permease has protein sequence MIPIRYNVRSLTVRKTTTLATAFGVALVVFVFASALMLSEGIERTLTTSGNPSGAIVLRKGSHTELSSVLDTPTISLLLTAPGVKHDQADGNQPMGVGEIVAVNAIEKLGADGLSNVQLRGVTELSAKLRTGLKIVAGRAPAPGSDEVMVGERIRGRFRGLDLGQSFELKKNRQAKVVGIFTAGGSSHESEVWVDLEVMRTVFRREGVVSSVHVLLESPAAFDRFQAAVEQDKRLGLLAMREVDYYEKQSERTSMFMQVLGTLVAFFFAIGSMIGAMITMYAAVANRQREIGTLRALGFSRRSILFSFLLESMFLATLGGTVGAIASLLMGFVKFSMMNFASWSEIVFEFRPTPGILLSAVVLSTAVGLIGGFFPAIRAARISPVTAMRA, from the coding sequence ATGATTCCCATTCGATACAATGTGCGAAGCCTCACCGTGCGCAAAACCACGACATTGGCCACCGCCTTTGGCGTGGCGCTCGTGGTCTTCGTATTTGCCTCCGCGTTGATGCTCTCCGAGGGCATCGAACGCACCCTGACGACCTCGGGAAATCCCAGTGGCGCCATCGTCCTGCGCAAGGGCAGCCATACCGAACTTTCCAGCGTCCTCGATACACCCACGATAAGTCTCTTGCTCACCGCGCCCGGGGTGAAGCACGACCAGGCAGACGGAAACCAGCCGATGGGCGTCGGGGAAATCGTCGCCGTAAACGCGATTGAAAAATTGGGGGCCGATGGCCTCAGCAATGTGCAACTTCGCGGCGTGACCGAGCTTTCGGCCAAACTGCGCACCGGTTTGAAAATCGTCGCGGGGCGCGCCCCGGCGCCGGGCAGCGACGAGGTCATGGTGGGCGAGCGCATCCGCGGTCGCTTCCGCGGGCTCGATTTGGGACAAAGCTTCGAGTTGAAAAAGAATCGCCAGGCGAAGGTCGTGGGCATCTTCACCGCGGGCGGCTCCTCGCACGAGTCCGAAGTGTGGGTCGATCTCGAGGTGATGCGCACCGTCTTCCGCCGCGAGGGCGTCGTCTCCTCGGTGCACGTCTTGCTGGAGTCGCCGGCCGCCTTCGATCGATTCCAGGCCGCGGTGGAGCAGGACAAGCGACTCGGTCTTTTGGCGATGCGCGAGGTCGACTATTACGAGAAGCAATCCGAGCGCACGAGCATGTTCATGCAGGTGCTCGGCACCCTCGTGGCCTTCTTCTTCGCCATCGGCTCGATGATTGGCGCCATGATTACGATGTACGCCGCCGTGGCCAACCGCCAACGCGAAATCGGCACCTTGCGAGCCTTGGGCTTTTCGCGCCGAAGCATCCTCTTTTCATTCCTCCTCGAATCGATGTTCCTCGCCACCCTGGGCGGCACAGTGGGCGCCATCGCCTCGCTCCTCATGGGCTTCGTGAAGTTCTCCATGATGAACTTCGCCAGCTGGTCCGAAATCGTCTTCGAATTCCGCCCCACCCCCGGCATCCTCCTCTCCGCCGTCGTCCTCTCGACCGCGGTCGGCCTAATCGGCGGCTTCTTCCCAGCGATACGGGCCGCACGCATATCCCCAGTCACCGCCATGCGCGCCTAA
- a CDS encoding DUF692 family protein, whose translation MGETQSSSTPAFPGFSPGKPTGVRASPIRVGVNWTRAVHLPLIRSMVRKGQADFVEVLIDNFLHVEPEDMAAALDGAPVAFHIMHSRFLERTEVQLASMASRIRTMARELRPLYISDHLLRFTVDGREVPFLPELDYGRGYDLACRRVTSWQEQLGAPVLFENYPSIFDSGLEQPAFLERLFRETGAGLLFDVSNAVCAHRNCQLPLDAWDTLLESATHGSHLHVGGYEPSSEAPFVSLDLHGSALADDTLDYLERVFLRLRAPATISVERDNHIDLEPWSTDIVAVRTRWERAAHGQG comes from the coding sequence ATGGGAGAGACCCAATCCTCTTCCACCCCGGCCTTCCCCGGTTTTTCGCCGGGGAAGCCCACCGGGGTTCGAGCCTCCCCGATTCGCGTGGGCGTCAATTGGACGCGCGCGGTGCACCTGCCGCTCATTCGCAGCATGGTGCGCAAAGGCCAAGCCGACTTCGTGGAAGTCCTGATCGACAATTTCCTCCACGTCGAGCCAGAAGACATGGCCGCCGCCCTCGACGGAGCGCCCGTCGCCTTTCACATCATGCATTCGCGCTTCTTGGAGCGCACCGAGGTGCAGCTGGCCTCCATGGCGTCGCGCATTCGCACCATGGCCCGCGAACTTCGGCCCCTTTACATTTCGGACCACTTGCTTCGCTTCACCGTGGATGGCCGCGAAGTCCCCTTCTTGCCGGAGCTCGATTATGGCCGCGGCTACGACCTCGCGTGCCGGCGGGTCACGTCGTGGCAAGAGCAGCTTGGCGCGCCGGTGCTCTTCGAGAATTACCCGTCCATCTTCGACTCCGGGCTCGAGCAGCCCGCCTTTCTCGAGCGGCTCTTTCGCGAAACCGGTGCGGGGCTTCTCTTCGACGTGTCCAATGCCGTCTGCGCCCATCGCAATTGCCAATTGCCCCTGGATGCGTGGGACACGCTCCTGGAGAGCGCCACGCACGGTAGCCACCTCCACGTGGGCGGCTACGAGCCCTCGAGCGAAGCGCCCTTCGTCAGCCTCGACCTCCACGGCAGCGCCCTCGCCGACGACACGCTCGACTACCTCGAACGCGTCTTCTTGCGCCTTCGCGCGCCGGCCACCATCAGCGTCGAACGCGACAACCACATCGACCTCGAACCATGGAGCACGGACATCGTCGCCGTGCGCACCCGCTGGGAGCGGGCCGCCCATGGCCAAGGATGA
- a CDS encoding cation diffusion facilitator family transporter, translating into MSSGDSKKVVIAALAGNLAIAACKFGAALLSASTATLAEAVHSLADSGNQGLLLVGLALAAKPADERYPFGRSAEKYFWAFVVALMLFSVGGAFAIYEGVKHLMQIGHADHESAKEIAFHLGDWPVSFDASYLNYAVLGTSIVFEALSFRVAFREFKLMARGRPFLKLLLEAKDPTIPLVLAEDTAALIGLAIALMAVTLSHVTGQPWWDPVGSLVIGALLTAVAITLARVTHGLLIGTAATTEDRAQVLAIVRESPGVERVTQMLTMHLGPDVIILALKIAFRPDMRVQEIEDATNELERRLRAELPDMKKIFVEADSRGDGRGVQSLDAANGSQGASESKLAPATSK; encoded by the coding sequence ATGAGCTCGGGCGACAGCAAGAAGGTGGTCATTGCCGCGCTCGCGGGGAATCTCGCGATTGCAGCCTGCAAGTTCGGCGCGGCGCTCCTGTCAGCCTCCACGGCAACCTTGGCGGAGGCGGTTCACTCGTTGGCCGACTCGGGCAACCAAGGGCTTTTGCTGGTCGGTCTGGCCCTCGCGGCCAAACCTGCCGACGAGCGGTATCCGTTCGGGCGATCCGCGGAGAAGTATTTCTGGGCCTTCGTGGTGGCGCTGATGCTCTTCTCGGTGGGCGGTGCGTTCGCCATTTACGAGGGCGTGAAGCACCTGATGCAAATCGGGCATGCGGACCACGAGAGCGCGAAGGAGATCGCTTTTCACCTGGGCGATTGGCCGGTGTCGTTCGACGCGAGCTACCTGAACTACGCGGTGCTCGGCACGAGCATCGTGTTCGAGGCGCTGAGCTTTCGCGTGGCCTTTCGCGAGTTCAAGTTGATGGCGCGAGGCCGCCCCTTTCTCAAGCTGCTGCTGGAGGCCAAGGATCCGACGATCCCTCTGGTGTTGGCCGAGGACACGGCCGCGCTCATCGGCCTGGCCATCGCGCTGATGGCGGTCACGTTGAGCCACGTCACCGGCCAGCCGTGGTGGGATCCCGTGGGAAGCTTGGTCATCGGTGCACTGCTGACCGCGGTGGCCATCACCTTGGCGCGGGTCACGCACGGGCTGCTCATCGGCACGGCGGCGACGACCGAGGACCGCGCGCAGGTGCTGGCCATCGTGCGCGAGAGCCCTGGCGTCGAACGCGTCACGCAGATGCTGACGATGCACCTGGGGCCCGACGTGATCATCCTGGCGCTGAAGATTGCCTTCCGGCCGGACATGCGCGTGCAGGAAATCGAAGATGCGACGAACGAGCTCGAACGGCGCCTTCGCGCGGAGCTGCCGGACATGAAGAAGATCTTCGTGGAGGCCGATTCGCGCGGCGACGGACGCGGGGTTCAGTCGCTGGATGCGGCGAACGGCAGCCAAGGGGCGAGCGAATCCAAGCTCGCGCCGGCCACTTCGAAGTAG
- a CDS encoding UPF0158 family protein — protein sequence MNEPADRPAAPTRDVPVDWEALEDAFENNAPEVHSYLHLSTGEVLRVVDGVADPQMHVRISSDPNYLRIDPVSSREQYRWMERFIPMVEDNDLRAKLGHAIDGKGAFRRFKDVLMSYGADREKWFTFRSERLRTFMEAWLTAHAIRPTARPQWAENATGPESEGPLSEVGPSSEEAPKSTSGRRARNAEAARQHLREVAEGLGPRDLETIVAFAEFLKARRAARGFAHHHEHLQERDRAPKIEPGPASRPLPPEEKEAR from the coding sequence ATGAATGAGCCTGCGGACCGTCCCGCCGCGCCGACGCGCGATGTGCCCGTCGATTGGGAAGCACTCGAGGACGCATTCGAAAACAACGCACCTGAAGTCCATAGCTACTTGCACCTATCGACCGGTGAGGTGTTGCGCGTGGTGGACGGTGTGGCCGATCCCCAGATGCACGTGCGCATCTCCTCGGATCCGAATTACCTCCGCATCGACCCGGTGAGCTCGCGAGAGCAATACCGCTGGATGGAGCGATTCATTCCGATGGTCGAAGACAATGATCTTCGCGCCAAGCTGGGACACGCCATCGACGGCAAGGGTGCGTTCCGGCGCTTCAAGGACGTGCTGATGTCCTATGGAGCCGACCGCGAGAAGTGGTTCACGTTCCGGAGCGAGCGCCTGCGGACCTTCATGGAGGCGTGGCTCACGGCGCACGCCATCCGCCCGACGGCTCGGCCGCAGTGGGCAGAAAACGCAACCGGTCCGGAAAGCGAGGGGCCCTTGTCCGAGGTGGGGCCGTCCAGCGAGGAGGCGCCGAAGTCGACCAGCGGTCGCCGCGCCCGCAACGCCGAGGCCGCGCGCCAGCATCTGCGCGAGGTGGCCGAGGGCCTGGGGCCGCGCGACTTGGAGACCATCGTCGCGTTCGCGGAGTTTTTGAAAGCTCGCCGAGCGGCGCGCGGTTTCGCGCACCACCACGAGCACCTGCAGGAGCGCGATCGGGCGCCGAAGATCGAGCCCGGCCCGGCCTCGCGCCCGTTGCCCCCCGAGGAAAAGGAAGCGCGTTAG